In the genome of Drosophila yakuba strain Tai18E2 chromosome 3R, Prin_Dyak_Tai18E2_2.1, whole genome shotgun sequence, one region contains:
- the LOC6536528 gene encoding aminoacylase-1 has product MAAKNWETNEEIEYFREYLRIPTVHPNPDYEPCVEFLKRQAEDLDLPVKVYYPLDKKNPVVVLSWEGTEREWPSILLNSHMDVVPVFPENWTHPPFGADIDEEGRIFARGSQDMKCVGVQYLAAIRSLKAKGLRFKRTIHISFVPDEELGGRKGMMPFVSSEEFKALNIGFSLDEGIASPTSEFPVFYAERTLKGVIFRISGSAGHGLLLMPNTAGEKLSYITSKMMELRASQQKRLKDNPELQIGDVTTINLTIVNGGVQSNVVPPLLTVVFEVRLSLDHKVSDFKVYLENLCEEAGGDIEFEFTSNRRSEHTAPTVTDESNPFWVAFKSATDELGLKTKLQVFPGGTDSRYIREIGIPALGFSPINNTPVLLHDHDEFLHAERYLKGVEIYKKIIENLANVEN; this is encoded by the exons ATGGCGGCTAAGAACTGGGAGACCAACGAGGAGATTGAATATTTCCGCGAATACCTGCGCATCCCAACCGTGCATCCGAATCCTGATTATG AACCTTGCGTAGAATTCCTAAAGCGCCAGGCTGAGGATTTGGATCTACCCGTTAAGGTTTACTATCCCCTCGATAAGAAAAATCCCGTAGTCGTTTTGAGCTGGGAGGGCACTGAAAGGGAATGGCCGAGTATCTTGCTAAACTCCCACATGGATGTAGTTCCCGTGTTCCCCGAAAACTGGACTCATCCACCGTTTGGGGCAGACATCGATGAGGAGGGCCGCATTTTTGCCAGAGGATCACAGGACATgaagtgtgtgggtgtgcagTATTTGGCGGCCATCAGATCGTTGAAAGCCAAAGGATTGAGATTCAAGCGTACCATTCACATATCATTCGTTCCCG ATGAAGAGTTAGGTGGGCGAAAGGGAATGATGCCTTTTGTCAGTTCGGAGGAGTTTAAGGCCCTGAACATTGGCTTTTCCCTGGACGAGGGAATCGCTTCTCCGACTTCCGAGTTTCCCGTTTTCTACGCCGAGCGAACTTTGAAAG GTGTTATTTTCAGGATCAGTGGATCGGCGGGACATGGCTTACTTCTAATGCCGAATACAGCGGGCGAGAAGCTGAGTTATATAACTAGCAAGATGATGGAGCTCCGTGCGAGTCAGCAAAAGCGCTTGAAGGATAATCCAGAGTTGCAGATTGGCGATGTGACCACCATTAACCTGACCATCGTCAATGGCGGAGTCCAAAGCAATGTGGTGCCACCCTTGCTGACGGTCGTTTTTGAAGTTCGACTGTCTTTGGATCATAAAGTCTCCGACTTTAAAGTTTAT TTGGAGAACTTGTGTGAAGAGGCTGGTGGCGACATCGAGTTCGAGTTCACTTCAAACCGAAGAAGCGAACACACTGCGCCCACTGTCACTGATGAGTCGAATCCCTTTTGGGTGGCCTTTAAAAGTGCCACTGATGAGCT AGGCCTGAAGACCAAGCTGCAGGTCTTTCCCGGTGGCACCGATAGTCGCTACATTCGGGAGATAGGCATTCCGGCATTGGGATTTTCTCCTATCAATAACACTCCGGTTCTTCTGCACGACCACGATGAGTTTCTACACGCAGAAAGGTACCTAAAAGGTGTTGAGATATACaagaaaattattgaaaacttggccaacgttgaaaactaa